The nucleotide window TTGGAAGCGGCGTGTGATCGTCTGCTGGCCTTGGTCAAAAAAGGTATTACCGTCGACCAAACTGTTCGGGTCGTTCAGGCCTGCCGGGACGCGGGGATTCTGGTTCATGCCTATCTGATGTATGGGCTTCCCAGTGAGACAATCGGGGAAACGATTGAAAGCCTCGAACGGGTACGCCAATTGTTTGCGCATGACCTCATTCAATCGGCCTTCTGGCATCGGTTTACCACCACTGCCCACAGTCCGATCGGCTTACATCCCCAAGCCTATGGCATTCACCTCGTCGGACCGGCATTCGGAGGGTTCGCGGAAAATGATCTGGTTCATGTGGATGATCTGGCATCAATGCCGGAATGGATCGGAGAGGGTCTGCGAGCGGCGCTTTGGCATTACAAAGAAGGGTTGGAATTGACCCGGGATGTCCGTGAATGGTTTCCGGAGCGCGTCCCGAAACCCAAGGTTAAACGTACCTGGGTCAAGCAGGTCTTGGAGAGCGAAGAGCGGGAAGACCATTCCAGGTTAGAGCGAAGATTCGTCTGGATCGGCGGGCAGCCGGATGTTGATCGAGGAAGTGGCGAACAATACAAAATCATTTTGCCGAACCGAACAACAGATGAAGAAGTGAGGCTGAAGCGAGGCCAAGGGGAATGGTTTCTGAATCTGATCGAACGTGCCGTGCCGGTGCATCAAGCCGGGGGACATCGGTATCCTATTTATAAAGAAGTTCGGGCGGGCTTTCCGTTTGGCGGACCCAAGGGGTTTGATAAGTGGTGGCAGTCCGCCTCTGCCCACAAAGCCAGAGCCGTCGGCCTGCTGCTAGTGTAAGTTCCCGGCGTCTCATGGAGATTTCCTTGATAAGAGAGTGATGGCGACAGGCATTTGTCAGTCGGATTGGAAACAGATCCTTCGATTCTCTCAGGATAATAAACAGATAACTGAGGCAGGTGCCGCCTTTCTTATCATGCTGAGCCCATTCGACCGCGCTCAGGGTAGGCAAGGCGCAGCATCCAGCTTCCCCAAAGACTGGCCTAGATGCCGAGGGTTCACTAGGGGTGAGCCCGGGACAAAAATCATTGGCTATTTCGTTTTGTCCCTTTCACAAGGTATAACCAGTCCAATCAGCATTTCGGTAGACTATTTCTACACACTATTATTATCAGGAGGCATCATGACCACAGCACAGTATCCACGCAGTCCCAAAGAACAAGTCGGCGGGCTTTGCCATCTCGGACGACTCATCGACAAAGTCCGGATGCGGAATGCCGGACAGATTCAAGACTACAATTATCTCACCGTCGGCTTCGATAAATATTTGTTGGATAAATTGGAAATCAAAGGAGAGGATTTTGAAAAGCGCGTGCTGCAAGGCGGGACGGACGCAGAGATTGCCGACTGGGTGAGATCTAACGGGAAAAGCCTGAGCGATGCGGAAAAAGCCGAATGGAATGATATGGTGCTGACATTCGGCCCGAAAGCTCCAATGGCGCAGAAAGCCTTTGACGAATATAAAGCCGGTCTGGCGAAAAAACGGGGTGTGTCGGTGGAGTCCCTTTCCCATATCACCACGTGGTTCAGTCTCATCGAACACGACGAAGCCCGGATGTAGCCAACCGTTGGAATCAGATACTCTCCCCCATATTGGTGCCCGAGGTTTTGTGGAAAACACGAGTTCTGGAATCACAGACTTGAAGTAAGCGCAGTAGCGCCATCATCACCCGAACAACCATGGAGAGGTTAGGGATGCCGGTGGTGCCTGTCAGCGATCTGGCTTTGCGCGACGGAGGCCTGGTCGATCCGGCGATGTGAGGGTGATGGACATGGCGGCCTTATATCAATTCTCTCTTAAGCGAAGAGCCATATGTGTAAGAAATTACATGAAGAGCACAAAAACCTAATGCTCTATACGAATGAATCTGGGCTTTTGGGCATTGTCACAAGCAAAACGCTTTGGGCCAGCCACACCTCTTTTTTGAATGATTCAGAGGAGATTGTAGGATTCTTAAACCGCGTACTCCCAAACATCCTGCAACCGGAATTTGAAAGGTATGTTGAGAGCTCTGCAGAACTTTCCACGCTTGTCCGGACCGCACGTCAGTGGGGAATAGATTTACAGGACTCTTGGTTCAGAAAGATGGTTGACGGATTGACGGAGGCGGAGCGTAGGGCCCAGGACCACTACGTCACCTCTTTTTGCACAACCGATGATCCATGGATATCCGAACACGGCCTGTTAAGCCAGTGGCGTGGATATGGACCAGATGGGGGCTATGCCATTATTTTTGATACGAAGGAGCTAGCCTCACTTCTTACTGCAGAAGGCCGGATCTATCATGAGGAGACTATCCTCGTTGGTGATGTGCAATATGACATGGCAGAGTTGTCCAAAGTTCAAGACAAAAAAGTCCTGGAGTGTATCCAGTATGTAAGGGAGGCGTTCTTAGCCCACCTCGAAACAGGAGACATTGAGAGATTCATTCCTGCATTCGAAAGGATCACCATTCTGTCAGAATTGTGCAAACACAGAGGTTTTGCTGAGGAGAAGGAGGTTCGAATAGTAGTCAGCGAACCTTCAGTCGAAGTCGGCCCAGACCCCTCGAATCAAAGCGGAAAGTCATATCGTAGAGCGCACAGCTATCTTCGCGACGGTGCAGTTGTGCCCTGCATCCATCTTTTTGAGGATCAGACATCTAATGCTTTGCCAATCCGACGCGTTATTATAGGGCCTCACCCAGAAAAGCAGCAACGAGAAAAGGCCGTGGAAATTCTCCTGCGCAACCACGGTGTCAACGCAGAAGTATCTGTGTCAGATACGCCATTTCGTGGAAAGTAGGCATTCTGTACTTGTGAGAGTTAGTGGTCGGGATCCTTCTTTTGCCGTTACAGTAAAATTTTTACTGCACCCTCTAACTAGTACGTTGACAGAACAAGTTTAGCTCAGCTGCTGAGGATTAAATCCCTCTTCTGCATGTGTCAGTTTTTCAGAAGCGGACAGATTGTGGGCTCCGCAATTCCAAGCGGCGCTCCGTAACTTTCTCGTCAACACGAAAAAAAAGACTCTTCCGCCTCTTTGAATTTTTCCCCATACTCTCCAATTGGCACGGGTAGACGCCACCTGCTACCCAAAGGTTGAATATTTGGCAGAGAAATAATGCGCGGGGTAAGAAGAGGATCATACAGAATTTATGGTTCTAGCCCTATAGCTTTACAATGCGTATCGGGAATCCTTGGGGGATGCCAGAAAAAAAGCGCTGGCAGGTGTGCACATCGGACTTTTGTACCTAACTTTCGTGTCAACGTGATTTTCCGTGTTGCCGGGTTTCGCCCCGGCTGGCGAGGCCCTTTTGTTTCGGCAAAAGGCCCAAAAACCAATGGCGCCCCGTCCGGCCTCAATAAAAAAAAGGAGGGACGCCAGAC belongs to Nitrospiraceae bacterium and includes:
- a CDS encoding DUF5069 domain-containing protein, with protein sequence MTTAQYPRSPKEQVGGLCHLGRLIDKVRMRNAGQIQDYNYLTVGFDKYLLDKLEIKGEDFEKRVLQGGTDAEIADWVRSNGKSLSDAEKAEWNDMVLTFGPKAPMAQKAFDEYKAGLAKKRGVSVESLSHITTWFSLIEHDEARM
- a CDS encoding DUF2971 domain-containing protein translates to MCKKLHEEHKNLMLYTNESGLLGIVTSKTLWASHTSFLNDSEEIVGFLNRVLPNILQPEFERYVESSAELSTLVRTARQWGIDLQDSWFRKMVDGLTEAERRAQDHYVTSFCTTDDPWISEHGLLSQWRGYGPDGGYAIIFDTKELASLLTAEGRIYHEETILVGDVQYDMAELSKVQDKKVLECIQYVREAFLAHLETGDIERFIPAFERITILSELCKHRGFAEEKEVRIVVSEPSVEVGPDPSNQSGKSYRRAHSYLRDGAVVPCIHLFEDQTSNALPIRRVIIGPHPEKQQREKAVEILLRNHGVNAEVSVSDTPFRGK